Part of the Aquamicrobium lusatiense genome is shown below.
GCGGGCAGGGAATCGGCTCCGCGCTGATCGAACAGGCAATCGCCTGGACAAAGGTGGAAAAGCTGCCCGGCCTGATGCTGGAAACGCAGAACAACAACCTTGCCGCCTGCGCGCTCTATGAGAAGCATGGCTTTCGTCTGGGTGGCATCGACCGCTGCCTCTATCGGGGCCTCGACCCGCAAAGCAGCGAGATCGCCCTGTTCTGGTATCGCGAGGTTTAGCGGCGGAGTGCTTCAACCTGCGGCTTGACGCTCGCGCCCGCGCCTGCCACTTGAACCACCATGGAAACCATTCAGACGAAAGCATCGCAGGGACGCGTCGCCGATGCGCCGAGCGATCATTGGGTTTATCGTGTTCTGCCGCGCGCCCTGTGGCCGTACGCGCAGCTTGCGCGCTGGGACCGTCCCATCGGCTGGCAGCTTCTTCTGTGGCCGTGCTGGTGGTCGGCTGCGATGGCGGCATCGGCCTATGCCCGCCCGGAAGATACGCTGGACTCGCTTCTGCCCCTGCCGTCGACGCTGATTCTCTTCTTCATCGGGGCCGTCGCCATGCGGGGCGCCGGCTGCACCTACAACGACATCGTTGATGTGAACATCGACAATCAGGTCGAGCGCACGCGCTCGCGCCCGTTGCCGTCGGGCAAGGTCAGCCGCCGCAAGGCGTGGCTGTTCCTCCTCCTTCAGGCGCTGATCGGCCTTGCGGTTCTGCTGCAGTTCGACAGCTTCACCATCCTGCTCGGCATCTGCTCGCTGGCGGTTGTGGCGGCCTATCCGTTCATGAAGCGCATCACCAACTGGCCGCAATTCGTGCTCGGCCTTGCCTTCTCGTGGGGCGCGCTGCTGGGCTGGTCGGCCGAGTTCGGCGATGTCGATGAGCCGGCCATCCTGCTCTATGTCGGCGCGATCATGTGGACGATCGGCTATGACACCATCTACGCCCATCAGGACAAGGAGGACGACGCCATCGTTGGCGTCAAATCCACCGCGCGCCTCTTCGGCGAGAATACGAAGGCATGGCTGATCGTGCTCTATGGCGGCGCGCTGATGTGCTTTGCCGTGGCCTTCGCCAATGCGCAGGTGCCGATGCCGTCCATGGCTGGCCTCATCGCCGCGGCCGTCCATATGGGGCGTCAGATCCTCGTGCTCGACATCGATGACGGCGACCAGTGCCTGAAACTGTTCCGATCGAACAATCAGGTCGGCTGGCTGATCTTCCTCGGCCTTATTGGCGGTGCCTGCTGGAATTTCCTCAAGCCGATGATCTAGGCGAGAACCCCGTCGTCCGGCTGGCGCGGCCTGCCGGATCGAAGAATTGCCCCGCGGCTCTGGAATTTCTTCCTATGCGAGTACATATAATGGCCGACACCAACCCCGTTCATCTGGCAGGCAGGTTATATGCGCGACCCGTATGAGGTGCTGGGCGTTGCAAGGAACGCCTCGGCAAAGGAAATCAAGTCGGCCTATCGAAAACTGGCCAAGAAGTATCACCCGGACCAGAATCCGGATGATCCGAAGGCCAAGGATCATTTCGCGGCTGCAAATCAGGCTTATGAGATCGTCGGCGACGAGAAGCAGCGTGCAGCTTTCGACCGTGGCGAAATCGGTCCGGACGGCAAGCCGCTGTTCCAGGGCTTTGAGGGCGCGGCCGGCGGTGATCCCTTCTCCGGATTCCGGCGCCAGCAGGGGCCGGGAGGGGCGCATTTTGAGTTCCGTGGCAATGGTCCCGGCGGTGAAGCTTTCGGCGAGGACATCTTCAGTCACATTTTCGGCGATGCCTTCGCCCGCCAGCAGGGCGCGCGTTCCTCTGGCGGTGAACGCAGGGGCCAGGCTCCGCGCGGTCAGGACATCAATGTCGAGCTCGGCATCAGCATTGAAGAAGCGGCAACGACACCGAAGGTGACGGCCCAGTTTCCCGATGGCCGCAAGATCGCCGTCAAGCTTCCCGCTTTTGTCGAGGACGGGCAGACCATCCGCCTCAAGGGGCAGGGCGCGCAGGGCTATGGCGCACCGGGCGATGCACTGGTCAGGATCCGCTTCCTGAACCATCCGCGTTACACCGTGGAAGGGCGCGACCTGCATGTCGACCTGCCGGTGCCCCTGCGTGACGCGGTTCTGGGGGCCAAGATCGCTGTGGAAACGCCAACCGGTAAACTGGCCGTCAATGTGCCGGCATGGTCCAGTTCCGACAAGGTGCTGCGCCTGAAGGGCAAGGGTCTGCCGACGAAGGCCGGCGGGCATGGCGACCTCTATGTGCATGTCCGGCTGATGCTGCCGGAAGGCGGCGACAGTGAGCTCGAGGCGCTTATGCGCGCGAAGAAGGTGTGACCGGCAGTCGGTTCATTGACGTTTGAGACCTTGAAGCCCGCAAGCGCCTGTGCGATAGGGCTTGCTCTCAAGCGGACAATTTGCGGAGAACGCTGACATGGCGGGTGTACAGGGCCTCATGGCCGGGAAGCGTGGCCTCATTCTGGGTGTCGCCAACAATCGCTCCATCGCTTTCGGTATCGCCAGGGCCTGTGTCGATCACGGAGCCGAAATCGCGCTGACCTATCAGGGCGAGGCGTTCAAGAAGCGCGTCGAGCCGCTGGCGGCTGAACTCGGCGCGCATATCGCCGGCCATTGCGATGTGACCGATCCGGAAAGCCTGGATGCGGTGTTTGCGGAGGTCGAGCGCCATTTCGGCAAGATCGACTTTCTGGTCCACGCCATCGCCTTCTCCGACAAGGAGGAGCTGGACGGGCGCTATGTCGAGACGACGCGCGCCAACTTCAACCGCACCATGGAAATCTCGGTGTTTTCCTTCACCGACATCGCCAGACGCGCCGAAGCGATCATGAACGATGGCGGCTCGCTGCTCACCCTGACCTATTACGGCGCCGAGAAGGTGATGCCGCATTACAACGTCATGGGCATTGCCAAGGCGGCACTTGAAGCCAGCGTTCGCTATCTGGCCGTCGATCTGGGCGGACGCGGCATCCGCGTCAACGCCATCTCGGCCGGTCCGATCAAGACGCTGGCCGCATCGGGGATCGGCGACTTCCGCTATATCCTGAAGTGGAACGAATACAACTCGCCGCTCAAGCGCACCGTCACGCCGGAAGAGGTCGGTGATTCGGGCCTCTATCTGCTGTCCGACCTGTCGCGCGGCGTTACCGGCGAGGTGCATCACGTCGATTCCGGCTATCATGTCGTGGGCATGAAGGCGG
Proteins encoded:
- the ubiA gene encoding 4-hydroxybenzoate octaprenyltransferase, yielding METIQTKASQGRVADAPSDHWVYRVLPRALWPYAQLARWDRPIGWQLLLWPCWWSAAMAASAYARPEDTLDSLLPLPSTLILFFIGAVAMRGAGCTYNDIVDVNIDNQVERTRSRPLPSGKVSRRKAWLFLLLQALIGLAVLLQFDSFTILLGICSLAVVAAYPFMKRITNWPQFVLGLAFSWGALLGWSAEFGDVDEPAILLYVGAIMWTIGYDTIYAHQDKEDDAIVGVKSTARLFGENTKAWLIVLYGGALMCFAVAFANAQVPMPSMAGLIAAAVHMGRQILVLDIDDGDQCLKLFRSNNQVGWLIFLGLIGGACWNFLKPMI
- a CDS encoding DnaJ C-terminal domain-containing protein, with translation MRDPYEVLGVARNASAKEIKSAYRKLAKKYHPDQNPDDPKAKDHFAAANQAYEIVGDEKQRAAFDRGEIGPDGKPLFQGFEGAAGGDPFSGFRRQQGPGGAHFEFRGNGPGGEAFGEDIFSHIFGDAFARQQGARSSGGERRGQAPRGQDINVELGISIEEAATTPKVTAQFPDGRKIAVKLPAFVEDGQTIRLKGQGAQGYGAPGDALVRIRFLNHPRYTVEGRDLHVDLPVPLRDAVLGAKIAVETPTGKLAVNVPAWSSSDKVLRLKGKGLPTKAGGHGDLYVHVRLMLPEGGDSELEALMRAKKV
- the fabI gene encoding enoyl-ACP reductase FabI → MAGVQGLMAGKRGLILGVANNRSIAFGIARACVDHGAEIALTYQGEAFKKRVEPLAAELGAHIAGHCDVTDPESLDAVFAEVERHFGKIDFLVHAIAFSDKEELDGRYVETTRANFNRTMEISVFSFTDIARRAEAIMNDGGSLLTLTYYGAEKVMPHYNVMGIAKAALEASVRYLAVDLGGRGIRVNAISAGPIKTLAASGIGDFRYILKWNEYNSPLKRTVTPEEVGDSGLYLLSDLSRGVTGEVHHVDSGYHVVGMKAVDAPDISTIKD